One window of Triticum dicoccoides isolate Atlit2015 ecotype Zavitan chromosome 5A, WEW_v2.0, whole genome shotgun sequence genomic DNA carries:
- the LOC119299027 gene encoding serine protease Do-like HtrA — protein MVAAVDYCSALLFSMAADKAVTRSPERSRTTRSGDDVEHEEDREAKKMKTNLATEEAAADDRVEKLLPTRHYFEKPLLAMPDSAKKAVLSAARSLIGLSSFRGGEPLARSAGVWINWDEGSRKGVVLTTAHLIRAKKPLVKSHRRCKDQYLYHRDAQVIVHLLDETTAEGRLLYHQEHYDIAFFMVAMDQRVQLASFADTVNNGQVTLLLAREENLDLKITHGKVKRKAGHHFLYFSQDNEYEDDGCGGPVIDFDGKVVGMFNGCRRGPFVPSSVLNGCMDLWRNFGCILRPHLGLQFEAIKFLDPTRGEYIWRKLNIDDGLVVEEMSAGSHAEKIGIRVGDIIDCINGERISTTLELENKLLSICMCNFNRGNLEVDVSIRVFHTAKRLRRTINLTVNVSDRKEVIEQAYYPVTNGEGFSAAMSPEQVDSDSNSDSE, from the exons ATGGTTGCGGCGGTCGACTACTGTTCTGCTCTTCTCTTCTCCATGGCGGCGGACAAGGCGGTTACCCGATCGCCGGAGCGATCCAGGACGACACGCAGCGGCGACGACGTGGAGCACGAGGAAGATAGGGAAGCCAAGAAGATGAAGACAAATCTGGCGACGGAGGAAGCCGCCGCCGACG ATCGCGTGGAGAAGCTGCTGCCCACGCGCCATTACTTCGAAAAGCCGCTCCTCGCCATGCCGGACTCCGCGAAGAAGGCAGTCCTCTCCGCCGCCAGATCCCTCATCGGCCTCTCCTCCTTTCGCG GTGGCGAGCCGCTGGCACGGTCCGCTGGTGTCTGGATCAATTGGGATGAGGGGAGCCGAAAGGGCGTCGTGTTGACGACCGCACATCTGATCCGTGCCAAAAAGCCATTGGTCAAAAGCCACCGGCGGTGCAAAGACCAGTACCTGTATCATCGCGACGCTCAA GTTATTGTTCACTTGCTCGATGAAACCACTGCGGAGGGCCGCCTGCTCTATCACCAGGAGCATTACGACATTGCTTTCTTTATGGTTGCAATGGATCAACGTGTTCAACTAGCCTCTTTTGCTGACACAGTCAACAATGGTCAAGTGACTTTGTTGCTTGCAAGAGAAGAAAATTTGGATCTAAAGATAACCCATGGCAAAGTGAAACGGAAAGCAGGACACCACTTCCTGTACTTTTCCCAAGATAACGAATATGAG GACGACGGTTGCGGAGGGCCAGTTATTGACTTTGATGGAAAGGTTGTGGGGATGTTCAACGGTTGTAGAAGAGGGCCTTTTGTTCCTTCTTCTGTTTTGAATGGGTGCATGGATTTGTGGAGGAATTTTGG GTGCATCCTTCGGCCCCACCTTGGGTTGCAATTTGAGGCCATCAAGTTTCTAGATCCCACTCGTGGTGAGTACATATGGCGGAAGTTAAACATTGATGACGGTCTTGTTGTTGAAGAG ATGTCAGCAGGATCCCATGCTGAGAAAATTGGAATCCGAGTAGGTGATATTATTGATTGCATTAATGGAGAACGCATCTCTACGACACTTGAG TTGGAAAACAAGTTGTTGAGCATATGCATGTGCAATTTTAATAGAGGAAATCTCGAAGTTGATGTTTCA ATCCGGGTATTTCACACAGCCAAACGTCTCCGGAGGACAATAAATTTAACTGTAAATGTATCTGATCGTAAAGAAGTTATTGAACAAG CTTATTATCCTGTCACTAATGGAGAAGGGTTTTCTGCTGCGATGTCACCTGAACAAGTTGACTCAGACTCGAACTCTGACTCGGAGTGA